The Helianthus annuus cultivar XRQ/B chromosome 11, HanXRQr2.0-SUNRISE, whole genome shotgun sequence region AACTCAGCGattgttgatattgaaagaggtTTTCACAAAGGGAATAAAGTTTGACCTTAAATAAATGAACAACTCGTTCAGAGTATCATAAAAGGTACGTGATGGGGAGCTTTTGGTATTGAGTGGATATTCGTGTACCTTTAGAGAGGAAAATTATGgtgttttttaggtttatcaTATGACAACGAAGTATGTTTCCACAACATTGTTACGAGATTAACTTACCAAAAGCTTTGTCAACAACCTCTAATAGGGTGGAGATACAGATCCTAACTAGTTGTCCTCGAAGGAACTTTGTTGTAAGTTTGTAACCATCATCAACAAGAGTGTAAAAGGTCTCACATATTCTTTTCCTACTATATGATAATTTGGAGAACTTGGGCGGGTAGAAAATTGAGCCCCTAAATACGACCGCACTCTTTGGAATTTGCAACCCTTCCTACTTCGTTGAGTTACTGGATTCATAGGCTTTCACTTGTACAATCGCACCCTTTTTTTCAATAATTAGTTCATTAACCTTAGCCCTTCGTCTCGCTTCAAACCTTCAATCGTCAGTCGTCATTATTTTATGTTGCCACTCACCACTAGAGGTGCACAAATAGGTTTAAAAATAACCGAACCGGTTTCTAGTTGTGTAAATCTATAACCTATTTCCTATTATAACTTATTAGGCTTAAAAAACGGTTAACCTATAACAGGTCATAAAAGTGtgttttttagtattttaaaaaattaaaaaatatatgaaagatcataaaatacaaaaatatataacttaaaCTAATAAACTTCATTTATATTGATTTATGTGTATCTCTTAGTTAGAAACCGGTTTCGATTACAGTTAATAATGGGTTTCGGTTatgaaaccggtttttttttcaCCTCTACTTGCCACTTTTATTTAATTGAGTTAAAAGTATAACTTAAAACAATATTGAGTGATAAGTTTAGTTGGATAAATGAGTTTAAATAGAATATGAGTTTAATTGTTAATAAGCCTAactaaatcaatttttaaaataatttatagttcttttatttttttttgaaaggtgtgaattattcgtgaatgtcgggaggtctagcatacgttgtcttaatcGGGTCCGGGCTAGAGAGCCCCCTCacacaatagatccccaatttaaacccctcaatgagagatccctatcacccagactcgaacttgagacctgaaTGGGAAAACTTACCTGGGCCCACCATATGTGGAACTTAAATATCCGTGGTCACCACTAGAGTACTAGTGATGGTTAGTTCTTTTATCTATAAATCTTAAATTAATTATACAATTTGAGTtcatatataaaaattaaatttctGATATGGGAAAGTGGACCGTAGACGGACATCTGGCACTTTACCACTTAATAGGCTCATAGAACACTACAAAAGAATTTCAAAACAAGGATGGTTGACCATGTAGGTCCATCGATAAGTACAATTAAGGAACCTTAGTGTATAAATCCCACACCAAAGTCAATTTAGTAGAagaatttagagagagaaactaagAACTCTTTTCCACTCAAAAGGTGGGTTTAGCATTTCCACTATAAGAGCATGTGGggcgttttctttaaaaaaatttcaaaaaagaaCGCCAAAAAACGCCTACCccaccattacatggggcgttactttataaaatttttgaaaaaaaattcatCCGGCGTTTTCTTTAAAACGCCCAAAGCAAACAAGTAGAACTTTGACTGACCAATAGGAGCACAGATTAGTGGATGACTTTTCATCTTTTTGAATAAGTTTTTTTTAATCCTTTTTAataattggaaggggcattattaggcattatgcccactacaccacttttgctataatgccccatgctgactgggatgacacgtgtcggataatgccccatgatgggggcattataattcttcaccactacacatggtctaaacaACTTCTGAAACAATTGTTAAGTTGTTAGGGCAAGTGTACAACAATAGTCCCTATACTATTACTAACTGACACTTTTAACTCCAACTATTAATTATATAGCCTCAtaagggtggagggtatggttAATCATTCTAAGGTGATTGAGTGAAATcctacccaataatattatgtcATGTCAACTCCCCATTCCACTCcctattttgcactcaatcagggggtatggttaatcaccctagggtgtttgagtgaTTCTCACTTTTGATTGGTtgttctctcctctctctctcctccatcaCTCTTCAATCACATTCGGTGACTACACACCGTTTTTGGTAATCTCTCTTCTACTCACTGAAAAACATCACCACCGCGGTATGGTCACCGCTCGATGACACCAACTCACCGCATAAGTCACCGCACATTATACCCTGTAGCCTAAAACACTAGaaaagaatttcaaaatatgGATGGTTGACCATGTAGGTCCACCACCGTTAAGTACAACTAAGATGCCTTGGTGTTTAAACCCCACACCAAGGTcaatttagagagagaaagtaagaACTCTTTTCCACTCAAAAGTTGGGTTTAGTGTTCCCGCTATAAACTTTGTTAAGGCAAGTGTACAACAATAGTCCCTATACTATTACAAATTGACACTTTTAACTCCAACTATCAATTACATGTGTAACAGACACCCATTAGACTAGAACAATGAAcctttttttgttttcttgttctACTGTTTTTAGGTGGTGAAAGAAACTATTGATCCAAATGCTGCAATAGAATTCAAAAAGAACACTGCTGATGAtcctaaaaaaaaaagaaaaccgaACATTAGTAAAGCCATAGAGTTGCTAAACTGGGAAccctaaaaaaaaaagaaaaccgaACATTAGTAAAGCCATAGAGTTGCTAAACTGGGAACCCAAGATACAACTCCGCGACGGTATGCCACGAATGACTTTAGAtttcaaaaatcgaattttgaaACACGAGGGTGACATTGATAAATAAGTCCAAAACCAATAGATTCAACAATCTATAGCTATGCATTTGTTTTACTTTTAGTTGTGATATACAACCAGGGGTGGACCCACCCTTTGACCAAAGTGGGTAGCCGCACCCCTTGAGAAAGAAATTattgtatattttaggcaaaaaatcCGACCGCACCCCtcgaaaatatggttgaacatcCCATCCGCACCCCCAACAAATAATTCATAGGTCCGCCACTGTATACAAGTATACAACATCGTTAACTGCCATTCTTCCTCTAGATTTGGAGGTTAGAATAGGGCAATAGGCGTTAGATTTTTTGTTTCATTGTTTGTTTCGCGGGTCTTTTTTGACTCAAAAACCTTTTGCGGGTTGGCGTAATGGTTTGATGCACTTACTAGATCACGATGTATAATTCAAACAGAATATATGTACATATAGTTTTTAAAGTTCTTATAGCAGGTATCAGCAATAACATGTGCATACCATGGATTTGGTCGAATTCACGGATTTGATCCAAGATCTATAACactaaggtagcgttcgtttcatagAATGGAATGAAATGAAATTaagaagtttttctttgtaaaattgatcttggttgggggagggaggaatttgaaatcccatgaatttctttaatcaatgaaatttgtgactatttcaacattccattccattccttcattagagtgaaggatttctaaggaatgttgaaatagtcacaaatttcattgattaaagaaattcatgggatttcaaattcctccctcccccaaccaagatcaattttacaaagaaaaacttcctaatttcattccattccattccatgaaacgaacgctacctaagtCTAGAAATGAATACTTGATCtttttctgttaaaaaaaaaacatttgacgATGGCACTTCTAGTTCAACCAACAACTCTCTAAATCTCTTCATTTGGATGATTTTGGATTCAAGAAAGATGGAAACAGGTGCGGTACATAACTTTCTCTCATCGACCTACAAGAACATCCACGCCATCTTTTGAATTAGATGAACTTTGTGAAAGACCATCGAAGCATTGGGTAGCTTGCTCGACGTTAATTGTCAGTTTCACTAGAATACGAGCATGTTAGGAATGAGACTCAGGTTCCAATAAGTGAACCAAAAGCTATGCAACCAAACACTCAATAATCATGTTGAAGAATAATGTTAAGTCTTTCATAAGTAGTAGatttatttaaataattaaataacatTTAAACTAAAGACAACTTAAGACTTTGAAAGTAACTTTTGTACCTAAACTAGGCATTGGAATGGTTGATGGTTTGGTCCTTTAGGGTTTGTACCAATTCACTTCATTGTATAGCCAAACATTAGCAAACCTTGAAACCTAGGATTTAATATTTtttagccccccccccccccccaaacctaatGGGTTGGGTCCACCCCTCTAATCAAACATTTTATCCTTTAAATCCCATAGCTATAAATTTTGCCCACATTCAATTGCAATAAGCGTGTAAACGAGCCGGGCGAGGCCCGGGCCCAGCTAGGCTCGTGCTCGGTGCtggagctcggctcgcgagtaaaacgcaaagctcgagctattttgagaacaacctcaaacgagctaaaagctcggctcgaactcgctTCAGtatcgcttaaacgagccaaagctcggctcgccaatgttatcatcattattatattataaataaaaaaacttaaattttgtttgggctcgtttaggctcgcgagcctaaatgagctttgtatttcaggctcgagctcattaaatctcggctcgttcgagcttttcaCCAAGCCAATCACGaatagctctcgagcctctgggcttgtttacacttTACACCCCTAAAGTGCACCTATGAGGCGCTTTGATCATGGCAACAATGAACCACAAAAACACCAATGCAAACCAAATCCCACCAAGATTCAAACCATACTCAAATCATAACCTCCCAATCAACCACATTGAAACAAAATACCATAATCTCCATCACCCAAATAACCAATCCTATAAACAAAAAAACACATCAAACCATCAAAACTTAACCTTCACTATACACCACCCTCGTTACCTCAACTCTTCAAGCTCGCCCTTTCGCTCTCCACCTTATGCGCAAAAACCTTCGTCATCATCAACCTTCTCCACCATTGTATATACACGATCCCTCGATTCAAATACAGCATAAAATCCTTCAGTTCTTCCTTAACTAACGCGTCATAAATCTTAACAGCATTATCATAATCCCCGTTAATTACCCGAATATCCGCCAACAAAATCTTAAACTCCCTGACCACATCCTTCTCATTCCCCTGTTTACACAATGCGATCAGTTTGAGTATCAGATTTTCGACGTCTTTTAACTCGTTAACCGATCTGGTTGCGGATGCAGCCCTTATTAATCCATAATAACTCATGAAACATAATGGATCCTTTGTTATAATCTCCTTAAACCCTAATATTGCAGATTTGTGATCTCCAATGTATGATTGTAAAGAATGTTTCATCCACTTCGCTACGGAGTCTTCCGGTTGTTGCTCGATTAACTGATCAAGTTCTTCGATCCATTCGTGCACGATTTTAGTTTTGATCTGCGTTAGGGTTTTGAAGGGTTTTTTTTCGCCTAGGGTTTTGGATTGAGGATTGGCGGTTTCGACAGTGGCGGGAGGTGGAATAGCGGCGGCGGGAGGTGGTTTGATTGTGAGACGTGAGAGGAGAACGACGGCGACGGTGACGCCGGTGATGACGGTGGTTTTGAGGGAGGATAGGGGGTTAGGGTTAGAGTTAGGGTTGATGAATTTTGTTGTGTGGTGGTTAGAGGTTTCGTAATTAGGGTTATGAGATGATGATTTGATGGAGGTTAACGGTGCAAACGACGGTGATTTGGGGAAATTGATGGAGTTATAGGGGCGGTGGTGGTTAAGGGGCAGGGGCTgctggcggtggtggtggcggtatGTGATATTTGTAAGATT contains the following coding sequences:
- the LOC110888865 gene encoding uncharacterized protein LOC110888865 codes for the protein MELNLTNITYRHHHRQQPLPLNHHRPYNSINFPKSPSFAPLTSIKSSSHNPNYETSNHHTTKFINPNSNPNPLSSLKTTVITGVTVAVVLLSRLTIKPPPAAAIPPPATVETANPQSKTLGEKKPFKTLTQIKTKIVHEWIEELDQLIEQQPEDSVAKWMKHSLQSYIGDHKSAILGFKEIITKDPLCFMSYYGLIRAASATRSVNELKDVENLILKLIALCKQGNEKDVVREFKILLADIRVINGDYDNAVKIYDALVKEELKDFMLYLNRGIVYIQWWRRLMMTKVFAHKVESERASLKS